One Olsenella sp. oral taxon 807 DNA segment encodes these proteins:
- the ilvB gene encoding biosynthetic-type acetolactate synthase large subunit, with the protein MEKLNGAQILVRCLINQGVDTIFGYPGGTVIDIYDVLYDVPDKIRHIETTHEQHACHAADGYARATGGCGVVLATSGPGATNLVTGIATAYLDSIPLVAITGNVANSCIGTDAFQELDITGVTLPITKHNYFVRDVSRLQEIVREAFTLAMSGRKGPVLVDIPKDVQTALCDFEELPPVRPPAAAGPSHDSLQAAAKVINQAQRPFVYFGGGVVSSGAGEEVIKLARRINAPMGCSLMGISGIPTDTPGFLGMEGMHGHFASTKAMNACDCLIALGCRFNDRSTGERSKFEPSGKVVRIDLDSSEFSKTIEDRVDVRGDVRLTLEALLPLVEPNTHEEWAREVRELRAQERGYADYRDTLTPKRIMDAINAHREADMPVVTDVGQHQMWAAQYLSFERPRSFVTTGGLGTMGFGLGASIGAALATGKHVVMVTGDGSFAMNMAELITAVDHHIPVTIVLVNNGVLGMVRQMQSLFMRQRYSSTTLDRRVDYVALTKATGAEARRATTPEELDAALAWALATDGPALIECPIDKDEFVTPVLQIGASMDELIVNMDDVQARMGR; encoded by the coding sequence ATGGAGAAGCTCAACGGCGCCCAGATCCTGGTGCGCTGCCTCATCAACCAGGGGGTTGACACGATCTTCGGCTATCCCGGAGGTACGGTCATCGACATCTACGACGTGCTCTATGACGTGCCCGACAAGATTCGCCACATCGAGACCACGCACGAGCAGCACGCCTGCCACGCGGCGGACGGCTATGCGCGCGCGACGGGCGGTTGCGGCGTCGTTCTGGCCACCTCGGGGCCCGGTGCCACGAACCTTGTGACGGGCATCGCCACGGCCTACCTCGACTCGATACCTCTCGTCGCCATCACCGGCAACGTCGCCAACAGCTGCATCGGCACGGACGCCTTCCAGGAGCTGGACATCACGGGTGTCACGCTGCCGATCACGAAGCACAACTACTTCGTGCGCGATGTGAGCCGCTTGCAGGAGATCGTTCGCGAGGCCTTCACGCTCGCGATGTCTGGCCGCAAGGGACCCGTGCTCGTGGACATCCCCAAGGATGTTCAGACCGCACTTTGCGACTTCGAGGAGCTTCCGCCCGTGCGGCCACCCGCAGCGGCAGGACCCAGCCACGATTCGCTCCAGGCGGCCGCAAAGGTCATCAACCAGGCGCAGCGTCCCTTCGTCTACTTTGGCGGCGGCGTCGTCTCCTCCGGCGCGGGAGAGGAGGTCATCAAGCTCGCGCGTCGCATCAATGCCCCCATGGGCTGTTCGCTCATGGGCATCTCGGGCATACCCACCGACACGCCGGGCTTCCTTGGCATGGAGGGCATGCATGGGCACTTCGCGAGCACCAAGGCCATGAACGCCTGCGATTGTCTCATTGCCCTTGGCTGCCGCTTCAACGACCGTTCCACCGGCGAGCGCAGCAAGTTCGAGCCGAGCGGCAAGGTCGTCCGCATTGACCTCGACTCCTCCGAGTTCTCCAAGACGATAGAGGACCGTGTCGACGTGAGAGGTGACGTCAGGCTCACGCTCGAGGCGCTGCTTCCGCTCGTGGAGCCCAACACACACGAGGAGTGGGCGCGCGAGGTCCGCGAGCTGCGCGCACAGGAGCGGGGGTATGCGGACTACCGCGACACGCTCACGCCCAAGCGCATCATGGATGCCATCAACGCACATCGCGAGGCCGACATGCCGGTCGTGACCGACGTGGGCCAGCACCAGATGTGGGCCGCCCAGTATCTCTCGTTCGAGAGGCCCCGCAGCTTCGTGACCACAGGCGGTCTTGGCACCATGGGTTTTGGTCTCGGGGCGTCCATAGGAGCGGCGCTCGCCACGGGCAAGCACGTGGTCATGGTCACCGGGGACGGCTCCTTTGCCATGAACATGGCCGAGCTTATCACCGCAGTCGACCACCACATCCCCGTCACGATCGTCCTTGTCAACAACGGTGTGCTGGGCATGGTCCGCCAGATGCAGTCACTCTTCATGCGTCAGCGCTACTCCAGCACGACGCTCGACCGTCGCGTCGACTACGTGGCGCTCACCAAGGCGACGGGCGCCGAGGCGCGCCGTGCGACCACGCCCGAGGAGCTCGACGCCGCGCTCGCGTGGGCCCTTGCCACAGATGGTCCCGCGCTCATCGAGTGTCCCATCGACAAGGACGAGTTCGTGACGCCGGTCCTGCAGATCGGGGCCTCCATGGATGAGCTCATTGTCAACATGGACGACGTCCAGGCCAGGATGGGGAGGTAA
- the ilvC gene encoding ketol-acid reductoisomerase produces the protein MAFRMFYEQDCDVSKLDGKKVAIIGYGSQGHAHALNLKDSGVNVRVALREGSASKAKAESQGLEVVSNAEAAAWADIIMILINDEFQAAMYKKDIEPQLAPGKTLAFAHGFNIHFGCIEVRKDCNVIMVAPKAPGHTVRSEYLAGKGTPCLVCAHQDATGDAFDLALAYGAAIGGARAALLETDFRTETETDLFGEQNVLCGGVTDLMEAGFNTLVEAGYDPRNAYFECIHEMKLIVDLIYESGFTGMRYSISNTAEYGDYTAGPNVITEAAKEGMRHNLRRVQNGEFAKEFLLDMSDESHQVHFKALRRAAAESLMERTGKEIRKMYAWNDEDKLINN, from the coding sequence ATGGCATTCAGGATGTTCTATGAGCAGGACTGCGACGTATCCAAGCTTGACGGCAAGAAGGTTGCCATCATCGGCTATGGCTCCCAGGGGCACGCGCATGCCCTGAACCTCAAAGACTCTGGCGTCAACGTCAGGGTCGCCCTGCGCGAAGGCTCCGCGTCCAAGGCCAAGGCGGAGTCCCAGGGCCTTGAGGTCGTCTCCAACGCCGAGGCCGCCGCCTGGGCGGACATCATCATGATCCTCATCAACGACGAGTTCCAGGCCGCCATGTACAAGAAGGATATCGAGCCCCAGCTCGCTCCTGGAAAGACCTTGGCCTTTGCCCATGGCTTCAACATCCACTTTGGCTGCATCGAGGTCCGCAAGGACTGCAACGTCATCATGGTCGCCCCCAAGGCCCCCGGCCACACCGTGCGCTCCGAGTACCTTGCCGGTAAGGGCACACCCTGCCTCGTCTGTGCCCACCAGGACGCCACTGGCGATGCCTTTGACCTTGCCCTGGCTTACGGCGCCGCGATCGGCGGCGCGCGCGCGGCCCTTCTCGAGACCGACTTTCGCACCGAGACCGAGACCGACCTCTTTGGCGAGCAGAACGTCCTCTGCGGTGGCGTGACCGACCTCATGGAGGCGGGCTTCAACACGCTCGTCGAGGCGGGCTACGATCCCCGCAACGCCTATTTCGAGTGCATCCACGAGATGAAGCTCATCGTTGACCTCATCTACGAGAGCGGCTTTACGGGCATGCGCTACTCCATCTCCAACACCGCCGAGTACGGCGACTACACCGCCGGACCTAACGTCATCACCGAGGCGGCCAAGGAGGGCATGCGCCATAACCTCAGGCGCGTCCAGAACGGAGAGTTTGCCAAGGAGTTCCTGCTCGACATGTCTGACGAGAGCCATCAGGTCCACTTCAAGGCCCTGCGCCGCGCGGCCGCCGAGTCCCTTATGGAGAGGACGGGCAAGGAGATTCGCAAGATGTACGCCTGGAACGACGAGGACAAGCTCATCAACAACTAG
- the ilvA gene encoding threonine ammonia-lyase, translating into MLALDRIYHAAYVLKGVARKTDLIAAPHLVSGMEDLYLKTENLQVTGSFKLRGASYKISQLPKGDLERGIIACSAGNHAQGVALAATRMGVRSIVCMPDGAPIMKVESTRRLGAEVRLVKGSYDDAHDEAVRLQEKTGATLIHPYDDEDVICGQGTIGLEIMDQLEGVDAVVVPVGGGGLISGVACAVKSLKPSCQVFGVQAAGASAMAESFCRGDWYASDTASTFADGIAVKNPGEITFQMVRKYVDDIVTVSDDEIAAAILNLMERQKVVAEGAGAVPVAAAMFDKLPLAGKRVVCVVSGGNIDVNILSRVINRGLAMSGRKVTMEIRLTDKPGQLQQVSTIIAELGANVVSVDYDLSDPDLPISSCTLRVGMETRDQAQIDQIRAKLVGEGFALVG; encoded by the coding sequence ATGCTGGCACTGGACAGGATCTATCACGCGGCGTACGTCCTCAAGGGGGTAGCGCGCAAAACCGACCTGATAGCGGCCCCCCACCTCGTGTCGGGTATGGAGGACCTCTACCTCAAGACCGAGAACCTGCAGGTGACGGGATCGTTCAAGCTGCGTGGTGCCTCCTATAAGATAAGCCAGCTGCCCAAGGGGGACTTGGAGCGGGGCATCATCGCCTGCAGTGCCGGCAACCATGCCCAGGGTGTGGCGCTGGCGGCGACCCGCATGGGCGTGCGCAGCATCGTCTGCATGCCCGACGGGGCACCCATCATGAAGGTCGAGAGCACCCGCAGGCTCGGCGCCGAGGTGCGTCTCGTCAAGGGCAGCTACGATGATGCCCACGACGAGGCGGTGCGCCTCCAGGAAAAGACGGGCGCCACCCTCATCCACCCCTACGACGACGAGGACGTGATCTGCGGCCAGGGCACCATCGGCCTAGAGATCATGGACCAGCTCGAGGGCGTCGACGCGGTGGTCGTGCCCGTTGGCGGAGGCGGCCTCATCTCGGGCGTCGCCTGTGCCGTCAAGAGCCTCAAGCCCTCCTGCCAGGTCTTTGGCGTGCAGGCGGCCGGCGCGTCAGCCATGGCCGAGTCGTTTTGCAGGGGCGACTGGTACGCGTCCGACACGGCGAGCACCTTCGCGGACGGCATCGCCGTCAAGAACCCCGGCGAGATCACCTTCCAGATGGTCAGGAAGTACGTGGATGACATCGTGACTGTCTCGGACGACGAGATCGCGGCGGCCATCCTGAACCTCATGGAGCGCCAGAAGGTCGTTGCCGAGGGGGCGGGTGCCGTCCCGGTCGCGGCGGCCATGTTCGACAAGCTGCCGCTCGCGGGAAAGCGCGTCGTCTGCGTCGTGAGTGGGGGCAACATCGACGTCAACATCCTCTCGCGCGTCATCAACCGGGGCCTTGCGATGAGCGGGCGCAAGGTGACGATGGAGATCAGGCTCACGGACAAGCCGGGCCAGCTCCAGCAGGTGAGCACCATCATCGCCGAGCTCGGCGCCAACGTGGTCTCGGTCGACTACGACCTTTCCGACCCCGACCTGCCGATCTCAAGTTGTACCCTGCGCGTGGGCATGGAGACTCGCGACCAGGCACAGATAGACCAGATCCGGGCAAAGCTCGTCGGAGAGGGCTTCGCGCTCGTGGGTTAG
- a CDS encoding 2-isopropylmalate synthase, protein MTRKIDIFDTTLRDGEQSPGASMNTEEKLVIAQELLRMHVDVIEAGFPISSPGDFRSVQEIGRLAGDDAVVVGLTRAVDEDIDRAAEALKTARRPRIHTGLGVSPQHLREKLMIDEDECIERAIHCVSYAKRYVEDVEFYAEDAGRSDQRFLERVIQAAIEAGATVVNIPDTTGYQMPEDFGARIKGLADNVRGIENVTISVHTHNDLGMATALALAGVKNGARQVECTINGLGERAGNTALEEVVMAIRMHGDELDAHTGVVTKELTRASHLVSRITGMQVQANKAIVGSNAFAHSSGIHQDGVLKARDTYEIIDPADVGAAGSEIILSARSGHAALRHRLGELGYSFPDAEFDEVYQRFLEIADQKKEVYDEDLESMVQERQRDIQAIYTLNALQVSCGDPLVPTATATVTDESGTRHVACSTGTGPVDAAYKAIDQIVETHGDLQEFAVKAVTRGIDAIGEVTVRVQAKDGKVYTGRGADNDIIVSSAKAYVNAINRMIQTARSKAGE, encoded by the coding sequence ATGACGAGAAAGATTGACATTTTTGACACGACGCTGCGCGACGGCGAGCAGTCTCCCGGCGCCTCGATGAACACCGAGGAGAAGCTCGTCATAGCCCAGGAGCTCCTGCGCATGCACGTGGATGTCATCGAGGCGGGGTTTCCCATCTCGAGTCCCGGTGACTTCCGCTCCGTTCAGGAGATCGGTCGGCTTGCGGGTGACGATGCCGTCGTCGTCGGCCTCACGCGAGCCGTCGACGAGGACATCGACCGCGCGGCCGAGGCACTCAAGACCGCGAGACGTCCCCGCATCCACACGGGCCTGGGCGTCTCTCCGCAGCATCTGCGCGAGAAGCTCATGATAGACGAGGACGAGTGCATAGAGCGGGCCATCCACTGCGTGAGCTACGCGAAGCGCTACGTGGAGGACGTCGAGTTCTATGCCGAGGACGCGGGTCGCTCTGACCAGCGCTTCCTCGAGCGCGTGATCCAGGCGGCCATCGAGGCCGGCGCTACCGTCGTCAACATCCCCGACACCACCGGCTATCAGATGCCCGAGGACTTTGGCGCGCGCATCAAGGGGCTTGCCGACAACGTTCGCGGCATCGAGAACGTCACCATCTCGGTTCACACCCACAACGACCTCGGCATGGCGACGGCACTGGCGCTCGCCGGCGTCAAGAACGGAGCCCGTCAGGTCGAGTGCACCATCAACGGCCTGGGCGAGCGGGCGGGCAACACGGCGCTCGAGGAGGTCGTCATGGCCATCCGGATGCATGGCGACGAGCTCGATGCCCATACCGGCGTCGTGACCAAGGAGCTCACCCGCGCCTCGCACCTCGTGAGCCGCATCACGGGCATGCAGGTCCAGGCTAACAAGGCCATCGTCGGCTCGAACGCCTTCGCCCACTCCTCGGGCATCCACCAGGACGGCGTCCTCAAGGCTCGCGACACCTACGAGATCATCGACCCCGCAGACGTGGGGGCTGCCGGCTCCGAGATCATCCTCTCGGCCCGCTCGGGCCACGCCGCCCTCAGGCACCGTCTGGGCGAGCTGGGCTACAGCTTCCCAGATGCCGAGTTCGATGAGGTCTACCAGCGCTTCCTCGAGATCGCAGACCAGAAGAAGGAGGTCTACGACGAGGACCTGGAGTCCATGGTCCAGGAGCGCCAGCGCGACATCCAGGCCATCTACACGCTAAACGCCCTCCAGGTATCTTGCGGGGACCCCCTGGTTCCCACCGCCACCGCCACCGTCACAGACGAGTCCGGCACGCGGCACGTGGCCTGCTCCACGGGCACCGGTCCGGTTGATGCCGCCTACAAGGCCATCGACCAGATCGTCGAGACCCACGGGGACCTCCAGGAGTTCGCGGTCAAGGCCGTCACGCGCGGCATCGACGCCATCGGCGAGGTCACCGTGCGTGTCCAGGCAAAGGACGGTAAGGTCTACACCGGGCGCGGCGCGGACAACGACATCATCGTGTCCTCGGCGAAGGCCTATGTCAACGCCATCAACCGCATGATTCAGACCGCTCGCTCCAAGGCGGGCGAGTAG
- the ilvB gene encoding biosynthetic-type acetolactate synthase large subunit produces the protein MQLTGAQILIECLKEQGVDVVFGYPGGTILDVYDVLYQTPEIKHYLVSHEQGAAHAADGYARSTGKVGVCLATSGPGCTNLTTGIATAYMDSSPIVAVTCNVSKKLLGKDSFQEVDSTGITRPITKWNRIVSDVHELASAVRQAFLIARSGRPGPVLLDITKDVTGASCDFASLPVKEHRIFELPNQLSRRLMGSLDVHEPDAGSMDSFVALLEKAERPLVICGGGVVRSRATAELNEFANRADAPVAITVMGGGGFRGRDPLTTGMIGMHGSQASNMAVDNCDLLIALGCRFSDRVALQPSTFASQATIVQVDIDSTEMGKNVRCDLSVLGDAKRVLELVNERLPQQSHLVWKEFVFSFPTETQYEGGGDHLTPKQVNSTIARMCPNDTMVATDVGQHQMWAIQHFHYDYPGQLLTSGGFGAMGFGLGAAIGAQVGNPDKRVILVTGDGSFRMNCNELATVEHYGLPIITIVYDNTVLGMVHQWQTLIYDQRYSQTTLDRGPDWVKLADAYGLKGRRVSTEAELEDALGEALGCGRGYVIDAVLDPDEMVRPMVPAGQHITSFLAI, from the coding sequence ATGCAGCTCACGGGCGCACAGATACTTATCGAGTGTCTCAAGGAGCAGGGGGTCGACGTCGTCTTTGGCTACCCTGGCGGCACGATCCTGGACGTCTACGACGTTCTCTACCAGACGCCCGAGATCAAGCACTACCTCGTGAGCCATGAGCAGGGGGCAGCCCATGCTGCCGACGGCTACGCCCGCTCGACCGGCAAGGTCGGCGTGTGCCTCGCGACCTCTGGGCCCGGCTGCACCAACCTCACGACGGGCATCGCGACCGCCTACATGGACTCATCGCCCATCGTCGCCGTGACCTGTAACGTCTCCAAGAAGCTCTTGGGCAAGGACTCGTTCCAGGAGGTCGACAGTACGGGCATCACGAGGCCCATCACCAAGTGGAACCGCATCGTGAGCGACGTCCACGAGCTTGCAAGTGCCGTCAGGCAGGCCTTCCTCATTGCCCGAAGCGGCAGGCCCGGACCTGTCCTTCTCGACATCACCAAGGACGTGACGGGGGCGAGCTGCGACTTTGCGTCCCTTCCCGTAAAGGAGCACCGCATCTTCGAGCTTCCCAACCAGCTCTCCCGGCGCCTGATGGGCAGCCTCGACGTGCATGAGCCCGATGCTGGTAGCATGGACAGCTTCGTCGCGCTGCTCGAGAAGGCCGAGAGGCCCCTCGTCATCTGCGGCGGCGGCGTCGTGCGCAGTCGCGCCACCGCAGAGCTCAACGAGTTCGCGAACCGTGCGGATGCGCCGGTCGCCATCACGGTCATGGGTGGTGGTGGCTTCAGGGGCCGAGACCCCCTCACCACGGGTATGATAGGCATGCATGGCTCGCAGGCCTCCAACATGGCCGTCGACAACTGCGACCTGCTCATTGCCTTGGGCTGTCGCTTCTCGGATCGCGTCGCGCTCCAGCCCTCGACCTTCGCGAGTCAGGCCACGATAGTCCAGGTGGACATCGACAGCACCGAGATGGGCAAGAACGTCCGCTGCGACCTCTCGGTCCTTGGGGACGCCAAGCGCGTGCTGGAGCTTGTGAACGAGCGCCTCCCCCAGCAGTCGCACCTGGTGTGGAAGGAGTTCGTGTTCTCGTTTCCCACCGAGACCCAGTACGAGGGGGGCGGAGACCACCTCACGCCCAAGCAGGTCAACAGCACCATCGCCAGGATGTGCCCCAATGACACCATGGTCGCGACCGACGTGGGCCAGCACCAGATGTGGGCCATCCAGCACTTCCACTACGACTACCCAGGCCAGCTCCTTACCTCGGGCGGCTTCGGGGCGATGGGCTTCGGGTTGGGTGCGGCCATAGGCGCGCAGGTGGGCAACCCCGACAAGCGGGTGATCCTCGTGACGGGCGACGGGTCATTTCGCATGAACTGCAACGAGCTGGCGACCGTCGAGCACTACGGGCTGCCCATCATCACCATCGTCTACGACAACACGGTTCTCGGCATGGTGCATCAGTGGCAGACGCTCATCTATGACCAGCGCTACTCCCAGACCACGCTCGACCGCGGTCCCGACTGGGTGAAGCTCGCAGATGCCTACGGCCTCAAGGGCAGGCGCGTGAGCACCGAGGCCGAGCTCGAGGATGCGCTGGGCGAGGCACTCGGCTGCGGGCGCGGCTACGTGATCGACGCGGTGCTCGACCCCGACGAGATGGTCAGGCCGATGGTTCCCGCCGGACAGCACATCACTAGCTTCTTGGCCATCTAG
- the ilvN gene encoding acetolactate synthase small subunit — MKTYSIAIMVRNEYGVLNRVTSMFRRRQFNITGLTVSETETEALSRITVQFEGEDRAKSQLVAQLAKLPDVISFKEFDPEDSVSCELLLIKVANEDESRTQVLDAADAFHAKIVDYSRGSIVFRMAGQSRRIDNFIDLMRDFRILEVCRTGVVSLERGGAIMRNVSNI, encoded by the coding sequence GTGAAGACCTACAGCATCGCCATCATGGTTCGCAACGAGTATGGCGTCCTCAACCGTGTGACCAGCATGTTTCGTCGTCGCCAGTTCAACATCACGGGCCTCACGGTCTCCGAGACCGAGACCGAGGCGCTCTCACGCATCACCGTGCAGTTTGAGGGGGAGGATCGTGCCAAGAGCCAGCTCGTGGCCCAGCTCGCGAAGCTCCCGGACGTGATCTCCTTCAAGGAGTTCGACCCGGAGGACTCCGTCAGCTGCGAGCTTCTACTGATCAAGGTGGCCAACGAGGACGAGAGTCGCACCCAGGTGCTCGATGCGGCCGACGCCTTCCATGCCAAGATCGTCGACTACAGCCGTGGCTCCATCGTATTTCGCATGGCGGGTCAGTCTCGCCGCATCGACAACTTCATAGACCTCATGCGAGATTTCAGAATTCTTGAGGTATGTCGAACGGGCGTGGTCTCGCTGGAGCGCGGAGGTGCCATCATGAGGAACGTGTCTAACATCTAG
- a CDS encoding S8 family serine peptidase: MPGNVASTTESPSAGRGRRRAVALAVALLAVSAAVAWGVWGAWRGSDAQGEGAPAGARQGGEVPKASGTPGAAQGPANGTAQAPDPGGEVPQPGAGQAPAGGAEEWPGQSRGFVGPNGEGSHTPDEWPTLEEYNRAWAELGASENELPSVVEGDYVRGVLMICFDRGIGELAAHEIVWARGGVWGYDFFWLRDDGPAYAVCYFPDASDQEALEALAAELRACPGVVSVDLDGMCYLEEDESAELAYLPQQYYLRTSRFIGAWNTVKCNGRATIAVLDSGCDIGHPDLVGNLLPGIDVTKGKDSPPAPSFSDKDGHGTKVAGVASAVAGDFTGIDGASYNAKVLPIRIKDDVGDIKWDYICSALRYIDNHQQQVQVVNMSFSSPNSSVEAQRLVSDLRAKGTVLVAAAGNQYMSGGPLHIYRYPACFDDVISVGSIDASDTIAPDSNHNPRVDLCAPGVGVYTTSSPLATGVQYAMVSGTSFATPQVSAAAALLKVEHPSWGPNLIERALEATARDLGNVGRDDTYGHGALNAEAAVAWLPPADSSVPELWLDRGDVELGPDGAHGYDSSGSELRSASQSVIVRQADGPATAHSIRVVSEGAWDVTLDGVRFDGDRPLLDLSPSASVRVRLRGSSEAIGRSATAATVRVPQGASAVFQSFSEGSLRAESAGRGAVVGGSAQEASGSITFVSGTVEAVARGGGLNMAAAIGGGSDQTNGPIVIDGGTVKASIEEGITITSAIGCCSAGRSKGPAPITIRGGKVEARGNWGSSGIGGHNYGGFGEGSSVEVSGGELTVTGGFQADGIAAESVSFSGDAKVSVTGTRYAAGVAAKELRVSGGSVDVMAGGLLSTGVDADKTQVTGGMLVVRPLDGQTNMGLHGALDVSGGRVSVKAQVPGSSGWPGCAAPAIWGGPVSIRGGTVDAYGGHGAAGIGGGWSGGLADTAGVAVTITGGAVNAVPGEPCKDGIGNGVGATADPIWPTDGTERVWPCAIEHVGDLSTLSVDGRSAADLHIFERNEDGGVHLYLRAGTHTLSCDGATKTVQLGP, encoded by the coding sequence ATGCCGGGCAACGTCGCTTCCACTACTGAGAGTCCGTCCGCGGGGCGGGGGAGGCGTCGCGCCGTCGCTCTCGCCGTCGCGCTGCTGGCGGTGTCCGCCGCAGTCGCGTGGGGGGTCTGGGGCGCGTGGCGCGGCTCGGACGCGCAGGGCGAGGGGGCGCCTGCGGGCGCGCGGCAGGGGGGCGAGGTCCCGAAGGCCTCAGGGACTCCGGGCGCGGCGCAGGGGCCGGCAAACGGCACGGCGCAGGCGCCGGACCCGGGCGGCGAGGTCCCGCAGCCGGGCGCGGGGCAGGCGCCGGCGGGCGGCGCGGAGGAGTGGCCCGGGCAGTCGAGGGGCTTCGTGGGGCCCAACGGCGAGGGGTCCCACACCCCCGACGAGTGGCCGACGCTCGAGGAGTACAACAGGGCCTGGGCCGAGCTGGGGGCGAGCGAGAACGAGCTGCCCTCCGTTGTGGAGGGCGACTACGTGCGCGGCGTGCTCATGATCTGCTTCGACCGGGGCATCGGCGAGCTCGCGGCCCACGAGATCGTGTGGGCGCGCGGCGGCGTGTGGGGCTACGACTTCTTCTGGCTCCGCGACGACGGCCCGGCATACGCGGTGTGCTACTTCCCCGACGCGTCCGACCAGGAGGCGCTCGAGGCCCTCGCCGCAGAGCTCAGGGCCTGCCCCGGCGTCGTGAGCGTGGACCTCGACGGGATGTGTTACCTTGAGGAGGATGAGTCTGCGGAGCTGGCATACCTGCCGCAGCAATACTACCTCAGGACGTCGCGGTTCATAGGCGCGTGGAACACGGTCAAGTGCAATGGAAGGGCGACGATCGCGGTTCTGGACTCGGGCTGCGACATTGGCCACCCCGATCTTGTCGGCAACCTCCTGCCGGGCATTGACGTCACAAAGGGGAAAGACTCCCCGCCCGCTCCCAGTTTCAGTGACAAGGATGGACATGGCACTAAGGTGGCAGGGGTGGCCTCTGCCGTTGCCGGTGACTTTACCGGCATCGACGGGGCGTCGTACAACGCCAAGGTGCTGCCGATACGCATCAAGGACGATGTCGGTGATATCAAATGGGATTACATATGCAGTGCACTCAGGTACATCGATAATCACCAGCAGCAAGTCCAGGTCGTGAATATGAGCTTCAGTTCTCCAAATAGTTCCGTAGAGGCGCAGCGTTTGGTGAGCGACTTGCGCGCGAAGGGGACCGTGCTCGTCGCGGCTGCGGGAAACCAGTATATGAGCGGGGGGCCGCTTCACATATACAGGTATCCCGCATGCTTCGATGACGTTATCAGCGTCGGGTCGATAGACGCGTCGGACACGATCGCCCCCGACTCGAACCACAACCCCCGCGTCGACCTCTGCGCTCCAGGCGTGGGCGTGTACACGACGTCAAGCCCGCTCGCGACGGGTGTTCAGTACGCCATGGTTTCGGGCACCTCCTTCGCCACCCCACAGGTTTCCGCCGCAGCGGCGCTCCTCAAGGTCGAGCACCCGTCCTGGGGCCCCAACCTCATCGAGCGGGCGCTGGAGGCCACCGCGCGCGACCTTGGTAATGTGGGGCGTGACGACACCTACGGCCATGGCGCGCTCAACGCGGAGGCGGCGGTCGCCTGGCTGCCCCCTGCCGACAGCAGCGTTCCCGAGCTGTGGCTCGACCGCGGTGACGTGGAGCTGGGCCCTGACGGCGCGCACGGCTATGACAGCTCGGGCTCCGAGCTGCGCTCCGCCTCTCAGTCTGTCATCGTGCGTCAGGCGGATGGCCCGGCCACGGCCCATTCCATAAGGGTAGTGAGCGAGGGGGCGTGGGACGTGACCCTGGACGGCGTGCGCTTCGATGGCGACCGCCCTCTGCTCGACCTCTCGCCGTCGGCGTCGGTCCGCGTCAGGCTGCGCGGGTCCTCCGAGGCCATCGGGCGCTCGGCCACGGCGGCGACCGTGCGCGTGCCGCAGGGCGCCTCTGCGGTCTTCCAGTCGTTCTCGGAGGGCAGCCTGCGCGCCGAGTCAGCGGGCAGGGGCGCTGTTGTGGGCGGGTCGGCGCAGGAGGCCTCGGGCTCGATCACCTTCGTGAGCGGCACCGTGGAGGCCGTCGCCCGGGGTGGGGGCCTGAACATGGCCGCAGCCATAGGGGGCGGCAGCGACCAGACCAATGGTCCCATCGTCATCGACGGCGGCACCGTCAAGGCCTCGATCGAGGAGGGCATCACCATCACCTCGGCGATAGGGTGCTGCTCTGCCGGGCGGAGCAAGGGCCCGGCGCCCATAACCATACGCGGCGGGAAGGTGGAGGCGCGCGGCAACTGGGGTTCTAGCGGGATCGGGGGGCACAACTACGGCGGTTTCGGGGAGGGGAGCTCCGTCGAGGTGTCGGGAGGCGAGCTCACGGTCACGGGCGGCTTCCAGGCTGACGGCATCGCGGCGGAGTCGGTGAGCTTCTCGGGCGACGCGAAGGTGAGTGTGACTGGGACGCGCTACGCCGCAGGCGTCGCGGCCAAGGAGCTGCGCGTCAGCGGCGGCTCGGTGGACGTCATGGCCGGCGGACTGCTCTCTACGGGCGTGGACGCCGACAAGACGCAGGTGACGGGGGGCATGCTCGTGGTGAGGCCGCTCGACGGGCAGACGAACATGGGCCTGCATGGCGCCCTCGACGTCTCCGGCGGCAGGGTCTCGGTCAAGGCCCAGGTGCCGGGCTCCTCAGGGTGGCCCGGGTGCGCTGCGCCCGCCATCTGGGGAGGGCCGGTAAGCATCCGGGGCGGCACCGTGGACGCCTACGGGGGTCACGGTGCGGCCGGCATCGGCGGGGGCTGGTCCGGCGGCCTCGCCGACACGGCGGGCGTGGCGGTGACCATCACGGGAGGGGCCGTCAACGCCGTGCCCGGCGAGCCCTGCAAGGACGGCATAGGAAACGGGGTAGGGGCTACGGCCGACCCGATCTGGCCCACCGACGGCACGGAGCGGGTCTGGCCCTGCGCCATTGAGCACGTGGGCGATCTCTCCACGCTCTCTGTCGACGGGAGGTCGGCTGCTGACCTGCACATCTTCGAGCGCAACGAGGATGGGGGCGTCCACCTCTATCTGAGGGCGGGCACCCACACGCTCTCCTGCGACGGCGCTACCAAGACGGTCCAGCTCGGTCCGTGA